In Cicer arietinum cultivar CDC Frontier isolate Library 1 chromosome 1, Cicar.CDCFrontier_v2.0, whole genome shotgun sequence, one DNA window encodes the following:
- the LOC101505172 gene encoding UDP-glycosyltransferase 43 translates to MTRFEVVFVSTPAMGHIVSTVEFANYITKNHPEISTTILIITMPHTSLVNTYTQSRASTDTNLRFIYLPTVDPPTPDQYQSLNGFLSLLIQNHKNNIKNALLDIMITESTSESVKLAALFIDLFSTTIIDVAEELSVPCYLLFASPASFLGFMLHLPQVESIESDTEFEIPSFKNKLPRLVLPNLALNWKTEDGYSWFSYHGRRYRETKGIIVNTLQELEPHALQSLHNDLQLPPVYSIGPIVDHVGPVQWDPNPAQYDYIMKWLDMQPLASVVFLCFGSMGSLEAKQVEQIAIGLERVGVRFLWALREPPKTRLEGPRNYTSHEDVLPVGFLKRTAEMGIVCGWVPQVKVLAHKAVGGFVSHCGWNSILESLWYGVPIATWPIYAEQQMNAFQMVKELGLAVEIRMDYRRGGDLVVQAEEVENGISTLMNGSDEIRRKVKDMSEKCRVALMENGSSYTNLLSFIHQLTK, encoded by the coding sequence ATGACTAGATTTGAAGTAGTTTTCGTGTCTACACCAGCCATGGGACATATTGTTTCTACCGTGGAATTTGCTAACTACATAACCAAAAACCACCCTGAAATCTCTACAACCATTCTCATCATCACTATGCCACACACATCACTTGTCAACACCTATACTCAATCACGTGCTTCCACCGACACAAATCTCCGTTTCATATATCTCCCTACAGTAGACCCGCCCACACCGGATCAGTACCAATCTTTGAACGGTTTCCTCTCCCTCCTTATACAAAACcataaaaacaacattaaaaatGCTCTCCTCGACATTATGATAACTGAGTCAACTTCTGAGTCAGTTAAACTCGCTGCTTTATTCATCGATTTGTTCTCCACCACTATCATCGACGTCGCTGAGGAACTCTCAGTTCCTTGCTACCTCTTGTTCGCGTCGCCGGCGAGTTTCCTCGGATTCATGCTCCACCTTCCCCAAGTCGAATCAATTGAATCGGACACTGAGTTCGAAATCCCGAGTTTCAAGAATAAGCTTCCGCGACTCGTTTTGCCTAACTTGGCGTTGAACTGGAAAACCGAAGATGGTTATTCGTGGTTTTCATACCATGGAAGAAGGTACAGAGAAACCAAGGGTATTATCGTAAATACATTACAAGAGCTTGAACCTCACGCTCTTCAATCACTTCACAATGATTTGCAGCTTCCGCCTGTTTACTCAATTGGGCCGATTGTTGACCATGTTGGACCGGTTCAATGGGACCCGAACCCGGCTCAATATGATTACATCATGAAGTGGTTGGATATGCAGCCTCTTGCGTCTGtggtttttctttgctttggtAGTATGGGAAGTCTCGAAGCAAAACAGGTAGAGCAGATTGCTATTGGGCTTGAACGGGTTGGGGTTAGATTTTTGTGGGCTTTACGGGAACCGCCCAAGACCCGATTGGAGGGCCCAAGAAATTACACGAGTCATGAGGATGTTCTACCAGTTGGGTTTTTGAAACGCACAGCGGAGATGGGTATAGTGTGTGGGTGGGTCCCACAAGTGAAGGTGTTGGCCCACAAGGCGGTGGGTGGATTCGTGTCGCATTGTGGTTGGAACTCTATATTGGAGAGTCTATGGTATGGCGTGCCAATTGCCACGTGGCCAATATATGCTGAGCAACAAATGAATGCTTTCCAAATGGTTAAAGAATTGGGTTTAGCGGTAGAGATTAGGATGGATTATAGAAGGGGTGGGGATCTGGTGGTGCAGGCTGAAGAAGTTGAGAATGGTATTAGTACTTTGATGAATGGTAGTGATGAGATTAGGAGGAAGGTTAAGGATATGAGTGAAAAGTGTAGAGTAGCCTTGATGGAGAATGGCTCATCCTATACTAACCTTCTATCCTTCATTCATCAATTAACAAAATGA